Proteins found in one Vulpes vulpes isolate BD-2025 chromosome 13, VulVul3, whole genome shotgun sequence genomic segment:
- the RRS1 gene encoding ribosome biogenesis regulatory protein homolog, whose protein sequence is MEGPSVEELLAKAERDEAEKLQRITVHKELELEFDLGNLLASDRNPPAGLRRAGPSPEAELQALARDNTQLLINQLWQLPTERVEEALVARLPEPTTRLPREKPVPRPRPLTRWQQFARLKGIRPKKKTNLVWDEVSGQWRRRWGYQRARDDTKEWLIEVPGGADPLEDQFAKRIQAKKERVAKNELNRLRNLARAHKMQLPSAAGMHPTGHQSKEELGRAMQVAKVSTASVGRFQERLPKEKAPRSSGKKRKFQPLFGDFAAEKKSQLEMLRVMNSKKPQLDVTRATNKQMREEDQEEAAKRRKMSQKGKRKGGRQGPGGQRKGAPPSQAGKRKGGLGGKMNSGPPRLGGKRKGGQHQGGKRRK, encoded by the coding sequence ATGGAGGGCCCGAGCGTGGAGGAGCTGCTGGCAAAGGCGGAGCGGGACGAGGCAGAGAAGCTGCAGCGCATCACGGTGCAcaaggagctggagctggagttcGACCTGGGCAACCTGCTGGCGTCTGACCGGAACCCCCCAGCGGGGCTGCGGCGCGCGGGACCCTCGCCGGAGGCTGAGCTGCAGGCCCTGGCGCGGGACAACACGCAGCTGCTCATCAACCAGCTGTGGCAGCTGCCCACGGAGCGCGTGGAGGAGGCGCTGGTGGCACGCCTGCCGGAGCCCACCACGCGCCTGCCGCGCGAGAAGCCGGTGCCCCGGCCGCGGCCGCTTACACGCTGGCAGCAGTTCGCGCGTCTCAAGGGCATCCGTCCCAAGAAGAAGACCAATCTCGTGTGGGACGAGGTGAGTGGCCAATGGCGACGCCGCTGGGGCTACCAGCGCGCTCGGGATGACACTAAGGAATGGTTGATCGAGGTGCCCGGCGGTGCCGACCCCTTAGAGGACCAGTTCGCCAAGCGGATCCAAGCCAAGAAGGAACGCGTGGCTAAGAATGAGCTGAACCGGCTGCGCAACCTGGCTCGCGCGCACAAGATGCAGCTGCCCAGTGCGGCCGGCATGCACCCTACGGGACACCAGAGTAAGGAGGAATTGGGCCGCGCCATGCAGGTGGCCAAGGTCTCCACCGCCTCTGTGGGGCGTTTCCAGGAGCGCTTGCCCAAGGAGAAGGCGCCCCGCAGCTCCGGCAAGAAGAGGAAGTTTCAGCCCCTTTTCGGGGACTTTGCAGCTGAGAAGAAGAGCCAGTTGGAGATGCTGCGGGTGATGAACAGCAAAAAACCTCAGCTGGACGTGACGAGGGCCACCAATAAACAGATGAGGGAAGAGGACCAAGAGGAGGCTgcaaagaggaggaaaatgagcCAGAAGGGCAAGAGAAAAGGCGGCcggcagggccctgggggccagAGGAAAGGTGCCCCGCCCAGCCAGGCCGGGAAGAGAAAAGGGGGCTTGGGAGGCAAGATGAACTCTGGGCCGCCTCGTTTGGGTGGCAAGAGGAAAGGAGGGCAACAccaaggagggaaaagaagaaagtaa